A genomic window from Streptomyces brevispora includes:
- a CDS encoding GNAT family N-acetyltransferase, with amino-acid sequence MDITIRPIEPAEHTALGEITAEAYLGDGLLDFGADDPYLVQLRDVARRAAEAEVLVAADARGRVLGGVTYAPPGNRWADIAAADEAEFRMLAVSREARGAGAGEALVRACIDRAQGTSGVTGIVLSTQPSMHGAHRIYGRLGFVRTPERDWYPIDGVSLLTYRLDLPPAS; translated from the coding sequence ATGGACATCACCATCAGGCCGATCGAGCCCGCCGAGCACACCGCCCTCGGCGAGATCACCGCCGAGGCCTATCTCGGGGACGGGCTGCTGGACTTCGGCGCCGACGATCCGTACCTGGTTCAGCTGCGGGACGTCGCCCGGCGGGCCGCCGAGGCCGAGGTACTCGTCGCGGCGGATGCGCGGGGCCGGGTCCTGGGCGGCGTGACCTACGCCCCGCCGGGGAACCGGTGGGCCGACATCGCGGCCGCGGACGAGGCCGAGTTCCGGATGCTCGCGGTCTCCCGCGAGGCCCGTGGGGCCGGGGCGGGCGAGGCGCTCGTCCGGGCCTGTATCGACCGCGCACAGGGCACCTCGGGGGTCACGGGGATCGTCCTGTCGACGCAGCCGAGCATGCACGGAGCCCATAGGATCTACGGGCGCCTCGGCTTCGTACGGACCCCCGAGAGGGACTGGTACCCCATCGACGGGGTGTCGTTGCTGACATATCGCCTGGACCTCCCGCCGGCGTCATGA
- the mctP gene encoding monocarboxylate uptake permease MctP: MKDGVNGVALGVFIFFFLAVTVIGFMAARWRKAENEASLDEWGLGGRSFGTWVTWFLLGGDLYTAYTFVAVPAAIYAAGAAGFFAVPYTILVYPLIFTFLPRLWSVSHKHGYVTTSDFVRGRFGSKGLSLAVAVTGILATMPYIALQLVGIQAVLDVMGVGGGENTHWFVKDLPLLIAFAVLAAYTYSSGLRAPALIAFVKDGLIYLVIAVAIIYIPIKLGGFDNIFAAAQEKFAGPPGGKPTGALAPGVNGQWGYATLALGSALALFMYPHSITATLSSRSRDVIRRNTTILPLYSLMLGLLALLGFMAIAAGVKVDNFQLAIPQLFENMFPDWFAGVAFAAIGIGALVPAAIMSIAAANLFTRNIYKDFLKPDATAAQETRVSKLVSLLVKVGALAFVLTMDKTVAINFQLLGGIWILQTMPALVGGLFTRWFHRWALLAGWAVGMVYGTAAAYGVAGPTQAHFGGSSKEIPGIGEIGYIGLTAFVLNVVVTLVLTLVLNAVKAPAGTDETSPGDYTADADDLAAPGVKKELPPVTAGAPGGH, translated from the coding sequence ATGAAGGACGGCGTGAACGGCGTCGCGCTCGGCGTCTTCATCTTCTTCTTCCTGGCCGTCACGGTCATCGGCTTCATGGCGGCCCGCTGGCGCAAGGCCGAGAACGAGGCCAGTCTCGACGAGTGGGGCCTGGGCGGCCGGTCGTTCGGCACCTGGGTCACCTGGTTCCTGCTCGGCGGCGACCTCTACACCGCGTACACCTTCGTCGCCGTACCCGCGGCGATCTACGCGGCGGGCGCGGCCGGCTTCTTCGCGGTGCCCTACACCATCCTGGTGTACCCGCTGATCTTCACCTTCCTGCCGCGGCTGTGGTCGGTCTCGCACAAGCACGGCTACGTCACCACCTCGGACTTCGTCCGCGGCCGGTTCGGCTCCAAGGGGCTCTCCCTCGCCGTCGCCGTCACCGGCATCCTCGCCACCATGCCGTACATCGCGCTGCAGCTCGTCGGCATCCAGGCGGTGCTGGACGTGATGGGCGTAGGCGGCGGCGAGAACACCCACTGGTTCGTCAAGGACCTGCCGCTGCTGATCGCGTTCGCGGTACTCGCCGCGTACACGTACTCCTCCGGGCTGCGCGCACCCGCGCTGATCGCGTTCGTCAAGGACGGGCTGATCTACCTGGTCATCGCCGTGGCGATCATCTACATCCCGATCAAGCTCGGCGGCTTCGACAACATCTTCGCCGCCGCGCAGGAGAAGTTCGCGGGCCCGCCGGGAGGCAAGCCGACCGGCGCGCTCGCGCCCGGGGTGAACGGCCAGTGGGGCTACGCCACGCTGGCCCTGGGGTCGGCGCTCGCGCTCTTCATGTATCCGCACTCGATCACGGCGACGCTCTCCAGCCGCAGCCGCGACGTGATCCGCCGCAACACCACGATCCTGCCGCTGTACTCGCTGATGCTGGGCCTGCTCGCGCTGCTCGGCTTCATGGCGATCGCCGCCGGGGTCAAGGTGGACAACTTTCAGCTGGCGATCCCTCAGCTCTTCGAGAACATGTTCCCCGACTGGTTCGCGGGGGTGGCGTTCGCCGCCATCGGCATCGGCGCGCTGGTGCCCGCGGCGATCATGTCGATCGCCGCGGCGAACCTGTTCACCCGGAACATCTACAAGGACTTCCTGAAGCCCGACGCGACGGCCGCCCAGGAGACCAGGGTCTCCAAGCTGGTGTCGCTGCTGGTGAAGGTCGGCGCGCTCGCCTTCGTCCTCACCATGGACAAGACGGTCGCGATCAACTTCCAGCTGCTCGGCGGGATCTGGATCCTCCAGACGATGCCGGCCCTGGTCGGCGGCCTGTTCACCCGGTGGTTCCACCGCTGGGCGCTGCTCGCGGGCTGGGCGGTCGGCATGGTCTACGGCACGGCCGCCGCATACGGGGTGGCCGGCCCGACCCAGGCGCACTTCGGCGGGTCGTCCAAGGAGATCCCGGGCATCGGCGAGATCGGCTACATCGGCCTGACGGCGTTCGTGCTGAACGTCGTGGTCACCCTCGTCCTCACCCTCGTCCTGAACGCCGTGAAGGCGCCTGCCGGGACCGACGAGACATCCCCCGGCGACTACACCGCGGACGCGGACGACCTGGCCGCCCCCGGTGTGAAGAAGGAGCTCCCGCCGGTAACGGCCGGGGCGCCGGGCGGGCACTGA
- a CDS encoding DUF3311 domain-containing protein, which yields MVIAFCLIAPFVAMLWVSSYARIDPAFIGIPFFYWYQMLWVLISTALTMIAYKLWQRDQRARKGGASA from the coding sequence GTGGTCATCGCCTTCTGTCTCATCGCGCCGTTCGTGGCGATGCTCTGGGTGAGTTCGTACGCCAGGATCGACCCGGCCTTCATCGGCATCCCGTTCTTCTACTGGTACCAGATGCTCTGGGTGCTGATCTCGACCGCGCTCACGATGATCGCGTACAAGCTGTGGCAGCGTGACCAGCGCGCCCGCAAGGGAGGTGCGTCAGCATGA
- a CDS encoding GntR family transcriptional regulator — MGTGGGSTENETGAGAGTRTARVPKYYRLKRHLLDMTDTMPPGTPVPPERTLAAEFDTSRTTVRQALQELVVEGRLERIQGKGTFVAKPKVSQALQLTSYTEDMRAQGLEPTSQLLDIGYVTADDTLAQLLDITTGGRVLRIERLRLASGEPMAIETTHLSAKRFPALRRSLVKYTSLYTALSEVYDVRLAEAEETIETSLATPSEAGLLGTDVGLPMLMLSRHSLDEQGEPVEWVRSVYRGDRYKFVARLKRPLD, encoded by the coding sequence ATGGGTACCGGCGGGGGCAGCACGGAGAACGAGACGGGCGCGGGCGCGGGTACGCGTACCGCGCGCGTCCCGAAGTACTACCGGCTGAAGCGACATCTCCTCGACATGACGGACACGATGCCGCCGGGCACCCCCGTACCCCCGGAGCGGACCCTGGCCGCCGAGTTCGACACCTCGCGCACCACCGTGCGCCAGGCGCTCCAGGAACTGGTCGTCGAGGGCCGGCTGGAACGCATCCAGGGCAAGGGCACCTTCGTCGCCAAGCCGAAGGTCTCGCAGGCCCTGCAACTCACCTCGTACACGGAGGACATGCGCGCCCAGGGGCTGGAACCGACGTCCCAGCTACTGGACATCGGCTATGTCACGGCCGATGACACACTGGCCCAGCTCCTCGACATCACCACGGGCGGCCGCGTACTGCGGATCGAGCGGCTGCGGCTGGCGAGCGGTGAGCCGATGGCGATCGAGACCACCCACCTCTCAGCCAAACGCTTCCCCGCGCTGAGGCGTTCGCTGGTGAAGTACACCTCTCTCTACACAGCCCTGTCCGAGGTGTACGACGTGCGGCTGGCCGAGGCCGAGGAGACCATCGAGACCTCCCTCGCCACCCCGAGCGAGGCCGGACTGCTCGGCACGGACGTGGGCCTGCCGATGCTGATGCTGTCCCGGCACTCGCTGGACGAACAGGGCGAGCCGGTCGAGTGGGTCCGCTCGGTCTACCGCGGCGACCGCTACAAGTTCGTGGCCCGCCTGAAGCGTCCGCTGGACTGA
- a CDS encoding sugar ABC transporter substrate-binding protein, whose product MKRKLIAAIGVAGMLVSIAACGSDDGKTSSKDPKDRKESLTVWLMSDAQSTWPELVKDVNAQFKTKYPNVKVNVQYQTWADKAKKLDASLAGDKFPDVVELGNTETMTYILNGALGEIDPKKYENSDTWIKGLKDTCAFEGKQYCVPYYAGARVAIYNKDMFKAGTGKDTLPATQDELTAALDKIGKKYGKDKAFSPLYLPGRYWYAAMSYVAAEGGQIAKYDEGKKEWKSTLSTPEAQKGITDFVELVKKYNHGDQTKDEADHANVMANEKTALLYGNGWEAGSVIDSKSNGNPKLKDKIGTAGMPGPNGKALPSFIGGSDLATISKSKVQDLGEEWISLFTSEKSEEVLASKNILPNNTKQLEPLKAKPETAAIANAVPDAWFTPIAPGWTAIEKKETLEILLLDIIKGKSVEEATKKADAEIDSMINKES is encoded by the coding sequence GTGAAGCGCAAGCTCATCGCGGCGATCGGCGTCGCGGGCATGTTGGTTTCGATCGCAGCGTGTGGTTCCGACGACGGCAAGACGTCGTCGAAGGACCCGAAGGACCGCAAGGAATCGCTCACCGTCTGGCTGATGTCGGATGCGCAGAGCACGTGGCCTGAACTGGTCAAGGATGTCAATGCCCAGTTCAAGACGAAGTACCCCAACGTCAAGGTCAACGTTCAGTACCAGACCTGGGCCGACAAGGCCAAGAAGCTTGACGCCTCCCTGGCGGGCGACAAGTTCCCCGACGTGGTGGAGCTCGGCAACACCGAGACCATGACGTACATCCTCAACGGGGCACTCGGCGAGATCGACCCGAAGAAGTACGAGAACTCGGACACCTGGATCAAGGGTCTGAAGGACACGTGCGCCTTCGAGGGCAAGCAGTACTGCGTTCCTTACTACGCCGGCGCCCGCGTAGCGATTTACAACAAGGACATGTTCAAGGCCGGCACCGGCAAGGACACTCTCCCCGCCACCCAGGACGAGTTGACCGCCGCGCTCGACAAGATCGGCAAGAAGTACGGCAAGGACAAGGCGTTCTCGCCGCTGTACCTGCCGGGCCGTTACTGGTACGCCGCGATGTCCTACGTCGCTGCCGAGGGCGGCCAGATCGCCAAGTACGACGAGGGCAAGAAGGAGTGGAAGTCCACTCTCTCGACCCCCGAGGCCCAGAAGGGCATCACGGACTTCGTCGAGCTGGTCAAGAAGTACAACCACGGTGACCAGACGAAGGACGAGGCGGACCACGCCAACGTCATGGCCAACGAGAAGACCGCTCTTCTCTACGGCAACGGCTGGGAGGCCGGCAGCGTCATCGACTCCAAGTCCAACGGCAACCCGAAGCTGAAGGACAAGATCGGCACCGCGGGCATGCCCGGCCCGAACGGCAAGGCGCTTCCGTCCTTCATCGGCGGTTCCGACCTGGCCACCATCTCCAAGTCGAAGGTCCAGGACCTCGGCGAGGAGTGGATCTCGCTGTTCACCTCGGAGAAGTCGGAAGAGGTTCTCGCCTCGAAGAACATCCTTCCGAACAACACCAAGCAGCTTGAGCCGCTGAAGGCGAAGCCGGAGACCGCGGCCATCGCCAACGCCGTTCCGGACGCCTGGTTCACCCCGATCGCCCCGGGCTGGACGGCGATCGAGAAGAAGGAAACGCTCGAGATCCTGCTCCTCGACATCATCAAGGGCAAGTCGGTCGAGGAGGCCACCAAGAAGGCCGACGCGGAGATCGACTCGATGATCAACAAGGAGTCCTGA
- a CDS encoding carbohydrate ABC transporter permease — MSAADMKAADPPVSVPRAPEGADPQLAKNVNRKPRKAGALLPYLLIAPAFVAIAAVFVWPFIKTVIMSFQDVGRRELWSGAAAPWVGFDQFTNILGDSEFWDVVWRTIIFMVVCVFVTMVGGLGLSMIMQRMSTWVRLLLTAALVAAWSMPLLVATSIFRWFADSDYGVINMVLTKYLGIDAQGHNWFLDPKQGFVIIGAVVVWGAIPFVSVTLYAALTQVPKELEEAASLDGAGTTGIFRYVTWPVIKPVFQMVATLSVLWDFNVFGQIFLMRGNKPEPEYSVLGIYSFEKAFESNSFSQGAAISLITVLLLSGVAVYYLRQLLKIGEVE; from the coding sequence ATGAGTGCCGCCGATATGAAAGCAGCCGACCCGCCGGTGTCCGTCCCGCGGGCTCCTGAGGGTGCGGATCCTCAGCTCGCGAAAAACGTGAACCGTAAACCGCGGAAGGCCGGCGCTCTGCTGCCGTACCTCCTCATAGCACCGGCGTTCGTCGCTATCGCCGCAGTCTTCGTCTGGCCCTTCATCAAGACGGTCATCATGTCCTTCCAGGACGTGGGCCGCCGCGAGCTGTGGTCCGGAGCGGCGGCACCCTGGGTGGGCTTCGACCAGTTCACCAACATCCTCGGGGACAGCGAGTTCTGGGACGTCGTCTGGCGGACCATCATCTTCATGGTGGTCTGCGTCTTCGTCACCATGGTCGGGGGCCTCGGCCTGTCCATGATCATGCAGCGGATGTCCACCTGGGTCCGGCTGCTGCTGACCGCCGCGCTGGTCGCCGCCTGGTCGATGCCGCTGCTGGTCGCCACCTCGATCTTCCGCTGGTTCGCCGACTCCGACTACGGCGTCATCAACATGGTGCTGACCAAGTACCTGGGGATCGACGCGCAGGGCCACAACTGGTTCCTCGATCCCAAGCAGGGCTTCGTCATCATCGGCGCGGTCGTCGTCTGGGGTGCCATCCCCTTCGTCTCCGTGACCCTGTACGCCGCGCTCACCCAGGTTCCCAAGGAACTCGAAGAGGCCGCGTCGCTCGACGGAGCCGGCACGACCGGCATCTTCCGCTACGTCACCTGGCCGGTCATCAAGCCCGTCTTCCAGATGGTCGCCACGCTCTCCGTGCTCTGGGACTTCAACGTCTTCGGCCAGATCTTCCTGATGCGCGGCAACAAGCCGGAACCGGAGTACTCGGTTCTCGGTATCTACTCGTTCGAGAAGGCATTCGAGTCGAACTCGTTCAGCCAGGGCGCCGCCATCTCGCTCATCACGGTCCTGCTGCTGTCCGGCGTCGCCGTGTACTACCTGCGCCAGCTGCTCAAGATCGGAGAGGTCGAGTGA
- a CDS encoding carbohydrate ABC transporter permease produces MSASTPQVLRPDRKKHRIGYNIAGLVAFVLMAFPVYWLVISSLRPNAEIRSYDQTLWPSSITFDNFSRAINQPNFGTAIESSLIVCGVAVLGGMLLATIAAFAIGRFRFRGRKFFMIVLLVVQLLPPTAMLIPIYIQLNDLGGLNEYWGVIVIYLVSTLPFATWMIRGFVINIPPELEESAMVDGCSRMGAFWRVTFPLLAPGLAAASIFSLITAWNEYLLAYVVLQDNDKYTLNVWLMNFTTSRGIDYGALMAASTMIAIPVVAFFLLVQKYMATGLTSGAVKG; encoded by the coding sequence GTGAGCGCCTCCACCCCCCAGGTCCTCCGCCCGGACCGCAAGAAGCACCGCATCGGCTACAACATCGCGGGCCTCGTCGCCTTCGTGCTGATGGCCTTCCCGGTCTACTGGCTGGTCATCAGTTCCCTGCGGCCGAACGCCGAGATCCGCAGCTACGACCAGACGCTCTGGCCCTCGTCGATCACCTTCGACAACTTCTCCCGCGCCATCAATCAGCCGAACTTCGGTACGGCCATCGAGTCCAGCCTGATCGTCTGCGGCGTCGCCGTCCTCGGCGGCATGCTGCTCGCCACGATCGCGGCCTTCGCGATCGGCCGCTTCCGGTTCCGCGGCCGCAAGTTCTTCATGATCGTGCTGCTCGTCGTCCAGCTGCTGCCTCCGACGGCGATGCTGATCCCCATCTACATCCAGCTGAACGACCTCGGCGGGCTGAACGAGTACTGGGGCGTCATCGTCATCTACCTCGTCTCCACGCTGCCGTTCGCGACGTGGATGATCCGCGGATTCGTGATCAACATTCCGCCGGAGCTCGAGGAGTCGGCCATGGTCGACGGCTGCAGCCGGATGGGCGCCTTCTGGCGGGTCACCTTCCCGCTGCTGGCCCCGGGCCTCGCCGCCGCCTCGATCTTCTCGCTGATCACCGCCTGGAACGAATACCTGCTCGCCTACGTCGTCCTCCAGGACAACGACAAGTACACCCTCAACGTGTGGCTGATGAACTTCACGACCTCGCGAGGCATCGACTACGGCGCGCTGATGGCCGCCTCGACGATGATCGCGATCCCGGTCGTGGCCTTCTTCCTGCTGGTACAGAAGTACATGGCAACCGGCCTCACCTCTGGTGCCGTGAAGGGATAA
- a CDS encoding glycoside hydrolase family 3 protein, producing the protein MTTLVSTTDTVTRDALAVLQPGFTGTTAPDWLLRRVGEGLSSVGLFGRNIETPEQLAALTAQLRAERDDVLVAIDEEGGDVTRLEVRHGSSFPGNLALGSVDDVALTRAVAQELGRRLAECGVNLNWAPSADVNSNPGNPVIGVRSFGAEPRLVARHTAAYVEGLQAAGVAACTKHFPGHGDTAVDSHHALPRIDVDLETLHARELVPFRAAIAAGSKSVMSAHILLPALDPHRPATLSPQILTGLLREELGYDGLIVTDAVEMQAIASTYGIERGSVLAIAAGADALCVGGGLDDDSTVLRLRDALVAAVRAGELPEERLADAAARVRALASWTQRVRGAAPEPGAAAQEGTASGAGGSTAIGSDIGLVAARRAVVVTGAAEPLTGPAYVAALTPVANIAVGAETPWGVAAELARLAPGTEADTYDGGAEELAADVLRAAGERRIVAVVRDAHRHPWMTEAIDALLAERPDTIVVEMGVPQAEPRGTFHIATHGAARVCGLAAAEVITSGR; encoded by the coding sequence ATGACCACCCTCGTATCCACCACGGATACCGTCACCCGCGACGCCCTCGCCGTTCTGCAGCCGGGGTTCACCGGCACCACCGCCCCGGACTGGCTGCTGCGCCGGGTCGGCGAAGGCCTCTCCTCCGTCGGCCTGTTCGGCCGCAACATCGAGACGCCCGAGCAGCTCGCCGCGCTCACCGCCCAGCTCCGCGCCGAACGCGACGACGTGCTCGTCGCGATCGACGAGGAGGGCGGTGACGTCACCCGGCTCGAGGTGCGCCACGGCTCGTCCTTCCCCGGCAACCTGGCGCTCGGCTCCGTCGACGACGTCGCACTGACCCGCGCCGTCGCCCAGGAGCTGGGCCGCCGGCTCGCCGAATGCGGCGTCAACCTCAACTGGGCGCCGTCCGCGGACGTCAACTCCAACCCCGGCAACCCGGTCATCGGGGTACGGTCCTTCGGCGCCGAACCCCGCCTGGTCGCCCGGCACACCGCCGCGTACGTCGAGGGCCTCCAGGCCGCCGGCGTCGCCGCCTGCACCAAGCACTTCCCGGGGCACGGCGACACCGCGGTCGACTCGCACCACGCGCTGCCGCGTATCGATGTGGACCTGGAAACCCTGCACGCCCGTGAACTGGTGCCTTTCCGGGCGGCGATCGCGGCCGGTTCCAAATCGGTGATGAGCGCGCACATCCTGCTTCCCGCGCTCGACCCGCACCGTCCGGCGACGCTGAGCCCGCAGATCCTCACGGGTCTGCTGCGCGAGGAGCTGGGTTACGACGGCCTGATCGTCACCGACGCCGTGGAGATGCAGGCCATCGCCTCGACGTACGGGATCGAGCGCGGCTCGGTCCTCGCGATCGCGGCGGGCGCCGACGCGCTCTGTGTCGGCGGCGGCCTCGACGACGACAGCACGGTGCTCCGGCTGCGCGACGCGCTCGTCGCGGCGGTCCGGGCCGGTGAACTGCCCGAGGAGCGGCTGGCCGACGCCGCCGCACGTGTACGGGCCCTCGCGTCCTGGACGCAGCGGGTCAGGGGGGCTGCCCCGGAACCGGGCGCGGCAGCGCAGGAGGGGACCGCGTCCGGCGCCGGGGGCAGCACGGCAATCGGCTCCGACATCGGCCTGGTCGCGGCCCGCCGCGCGGTCGTGGTGACCGGCGCGGCCGAACCGCTCACCGGGCCGGCGTACGTCGCCGCTCTCACCCCGGTCGCGAACATCGCGGTCGGTGCCGAGACCCCGTGGGGTGTCGCCGCCGAACTGGCCCGGCTGGCACCGGGCACCGAGGCCGACACGTACGACGGCGGGGCCGAGGAACTCGCGGCCGACGTGCTGCGGGCCGCGGGGGAGCGGCGCATCGTCGCGGTCGTCCGCGACGCGCACCGTCACCCGTGGATGACCGAGGCCATCGACGCGCTGCTGGCGGAGCGTCCGGACACGATCGTGGTCGAGATGGGCGTCCCGCAGGCCGAACCCAGGGGCACCTTCCACATCGCCACCCACGGCGCGGCCAGAGTCTGCGGTCTGGCCGCGGCAGAGGTCATCACCTCGGGCCGATAG